A genome region from Eretmochelys imbricata isolate rEreImb1 chromosome 8, rEreImb1.hap1, whole genome shotgun sequence includes the following:
- the CANX gene encoding calnexin isoform X1, which yields MVKKPAVLPLISKGFQTMELKWLLCVTLLILGLVDVHTHDGEDDHGGDVIDIEDDLEDGVEEVEESKPEASSPPPSPKVTYKPAVPTGEVYFVENFDKGTLEGWVLSKAKKDDTDDEIAKYDGKWEVLEMKDTKLPGDKGLVLMSRAKHHAISAKLTKPFIFDTKPLIVQYEVNFQNGIECGGAYVKLLSKTTELNLDQFHDKTAYTIMFGPDKCGEDYKLHFIFRHKNPKTGKYEEKHAKRPDADLKTYFTDKKTHLYTLVLNPDNSFEILVDQTVVNSGNLLNDVTPAVNPPREIEDPDDQKPEDWDERPKIPDPDAVKPEDWDEDAPAKIPDDDAVKPEGWLDDEPEYVADPDAEKPEDWDEDMDGEWEAPQIANPKCESAPGCGTWQRPMIDNPNYKGKWKPPMIDNPNYQGIWKPRKIPNPDFFEDLEPFRMTPFTAVGLELWSMTSDIFFDNFIICSDQVVAEDWANDGWGLKKAADGAAEPGVVGQMMAAAEERPWLWVVYILTVALPVFLVVLFCCSGKKQPNAAEYKKTDAPQPDVNEEKEEGKDKADEEEEEEEEEEAESNEDKLEEKQKSDADVGSASQEEEEDEEEEDGKPTSEEEESMNRLKKS from the exons ACCATGGAACTAAAGTGGCTGCTGTGTGTGACATTGCTGATACTTGGGTTAGTTGATGTCCACACACATGATGGGGAAGATGACCATGGTGGTGATGTAATTGATATTGAGGATGACCTGGAAGATGGTGTTGAGGAGGTAGAAGAGTCAAAGCCGGAAGCCAGCAGCCCTCCTCCATCCCCAAAG GTTACCTACAAGCCCGCAGTTCCAACAGGAGAGGTTTATTTTGTGGAAAACTTTGATAAGGGAACCCTGGAAGG ATGGGTTCTTTCCAAGGCCAAGAAGGATGACACAGAtgatgaaattgcaaaatacGATG GTAAATGGGAAGTATTGGAAATGAAGGACACCAAACTTCCAGGGGACAAAGGACTAGTACTGATGTCCCGGGCCAAGCATCATGCGATCTCTGCCAAACTGACAAAACCCTTCATATTTGATACCAAACCCCTCATTGTACA GTATGAAGTGAATTTCCAGAATGGGATTGAGTGTGGTGGTGCCTATGTGAAGCTGCTTTCTAAAACCACCGAGCTGAACCTG GATCAGTTCCATGACAAAACTGCCTACACAATCATGTTTGGACCTGATAAATGTGGAGAAGATTACAAATTACACTTCATCTTTCggcacaagaaccccaaaaccgGCAAGTATGAAGAGAAGCATGCAAAGCGTCCAGATGCAGATCTGAAGACCTACTTTACCGATAAGAAGACCCACCTCTATACTCTGG TCTTGAATCCTGATAATAGTTTTGAAATCCTGGTTGATCAGACTGTGGTGAATAGTGGGAATCTCCTAAATGATGTGACTCCTGCTGTGAACCCACCCCGAGAGATTGAGGACCCAGATGACCAGAAACCAGAGGACTGGGATGAGAGACCCAAGATTCCAGACCCAGATGCTGTTAAACCAGAGGATTG GGATGAGGATGCTCCTGCAAAGATTCCAGATGATGATGCTGTGAAGCCAGAAGGTTGGCTGGATGATGAGCCAGAATATGTAGCCGATCCTGATGCAGAGAAACCAGAGGACTG GGATGAGGATATGGATGGAGAGTGGGAGGCACCTCAGATTGCAAATCCCAAATGTGAGTCAGCCCCTGGCTGTGGTACCTGGCAACGACCTATGATTGACAATCCCAACTACAAAGGCAAATGGAAGCCTCCTATGATTGATAACCCCAACTACCAG GGAATCTGGAAGCCCAGGAAGATCCCAAACCCAGATTTCTTTGAAGATCTAGAACCTTTCAGAATGACTCCCTTCACTGCTGTGGGCCTTGAATTATGGTCAATGACCTCTGACATCTTCTTTGACAACTTTATCATCTGTTCAGACCAAGTCGTGGCAGAAGATTGGGCCAATGATGGTTGGGGTCTAAAAAAGGCAGCTGATGGTGCTGCTGAG CCTGGTGTTGTGGGCCAGATGATGGCAGCTGCTGAAGAGCGTCCCTGGCTGTGGGTAGTATACATCCTAACTGTGGCTCTACCTGTGTTCCTTGTTGTCCTCTTCTGCTGTTCTGGAAAG AAACAGCCAAACGCTGCAGAGTACAAAAAGACTGATGCTCCTCAGCCTGATGTGAATGAagagaaagaggaggggaaagacaaggcagatgaggaggaggaggaggaagaggaggaggaagcggAATCAAATGAGGACAAGCTGG AAGAGAAGCAAAAGAGCGATGCTGATGTTGGAAGTGCTAGtcaagaggaggaagaggatgaggaggaagaagatgGAAAACCCACATCAGAG GAGGAAGAAAGCATGAATAGATTGAAAAAATCGTAA
- the CANX gene encoding calnexin isoform X2, with protein MELKWLLCVTLLILGLVDVHTHDGEDDHGGDVIDIEDDLEDGVEEVEESKPEASSPPPSPKVTYKPAVPTGEVYFVENFDKGTLEGWVLSKAKKDDTDDEIAKYDGKWEVLEMKDTKLPGDKGLVLMSRAKHHAISAKLTKPFIFDTKPLIVQYEVNFQNGIECGGAYVKLLSKTTELNLDQFHDKTAYTIMFGPDKCGEDYKLHFIFRHKNPKTGKYEEKHAKRPDADLKTYFTDKKTHLYTLVLNPDNSFEILVDQTVVNSGNLLNDVTPAVNPPREIEDPDDQKPEDWDERPKIPDPDAVKPEDWDEDAPAKIPDDDAVKPEGWLDDEPEYVADPDAEKPEDWDEDMDGEWEAPQIANPKCESAPGCGTWQRPMIDNPNYKGKWKPPMIDNPNYQGIWKPRKIPNPDFFEDLEPFRMTPFTAVGLELWSMTSDIFFDNFIICSDQVVAEDWANDGWGLKKAADGAAEPGVVGQMMAAAEERPWLWVVYILTVALPVFLVVLFCCSGKKQPNAAEYKKTDAPQPDVNEEKEEGKDKADEEEEEEEEEEAESNEDKLEEKQKSDADVGSASQEEEEDEEEEDGKPTSEEEESMNRLKKS; from the exons ATGGAACTAAAGTGGCTGCTGTGTGTGACATTGCTGATACTTGGGTTAGTTGATGTCCACACACATGATGGGGAAGATGACCATGGTGGTGATGTAATTGATATTGAGGATGACCTGGAAGATGGTGTTGAGGAGGTAGAAGAGTCAAAGCCGGAAGCCAGCAGCCCTCCTCCATCCCCAAAG GTTACCTACAAGCCCGCAGTTCCAACAGGAGAGGTTTATTTTGTGGAAAACTTTGATAAGGGAACCCTGGAAGG ATGGGTTCTTTCCAAGGCCAAGAAGGATGACACAGAtgatgaaattgcaaaatacGATG GTAAATGGGAAGTATTGGAAATGAAGGACACCAAACTTCCAGGGGACAAAGGACTAGTACTGATGTCCCGGGCCAAGCATCATGCGATCTCTGCCAAACTGACAAAACCCTTCATATTTGATACCAAACCCCTCATTGTACA GTATGAAGTGAATTTCCAGAATGGGATTGAGTGTGGTGGTGCCTATGTGAAGCTGCTTTCTAAAACCACCGAGCTGAACCTG GATCAGTTCCATGACAAAACTGCCTACACAATCATGTTTGGACCTGATAAATGTGGAGAAGATTACAAATTACACTTCATCTTTCggcacaagaaccccaaaaccgGCAAGTATGAAGAGAAGCATGCAAAGCGTCCAGATGCAGATCTGAAGACCTACTTTACCGATAAGAAGACCCACCTCTATACTCTGG TCTTGAATCCTGATAATAGTTTTGAAATCCTGGTTGATCAGACTGTGGTGAATAGTGGGAATCTCCTAAATGATGTGACTCCTGCTGTGAACCCACCCCGAGAGATTGAGGACCCAGATGACCAGAAACCAGAGGACTGGGATGAGAGACCCAAGATTCCAGACCCAGATGCTGTTAAACCAGAGGATTG GGATGAGGATGCTCCTGCAAAGATTCCAGATGATGATGCTGTGAAGCCAGAAGGTTGGCTGGATGATGAGCCAGAATATGTAGCCGATCCTGATGCAGAGAAACCAGAGGACTG GGATGAGGATATGGATGGAGAGTGGGAGGCACCTCAGATTGCAAATCCCAAATGTGAGTCAGCCCCTGGCTGTGGTACCTGGCAACGACCTATGATTGACAATCCCAACTACAAAGGCAAATGGAAGCCTCCTATGATTGATAACCCCAACTACCAG GGAATCTGGAAGCCCAGGAAGATCCCAAACCCAGATTTCTTTGAAGATCTAGAACCTTTCAGAATGACTCCCTTCACTGCTGTGGGCCTTGAATTATGGTCAATGACCTCTGACATCTTCTTTGACAACTTTATCATCTGTTCAGACCAAGTCGTGGCAGAAGATTGGGCCAATGATGGTTGGGGTCTAAAAAAGGCAGCTGATGGTGCTGCTGAG CCTGGTGTTGTGGGCCAGATGATGGCAGCTGCTGAAGAGCGTCCCTGGCTGTGGGTAGTATACATCCTAACTGTGGCTCTACCTGTGTTCCTTGTTGTCCTCTTCTGCTGTTCTGGAAAG AAACAGCCAAACGCTGCAGAGTACAAAAAGACTGATGCTCCTCAGCCTGATGTGAATGAagagaaagaggaggggaaagacaaggcagatgaggaggaggaggaggaagaggaggaggaagcggAATCAAATGAGGACAAGCTGG AAGAGAAGCAAAAGAGCGATGCTGATGTTGGAAGTGCTAGtcaagaggaggaagaggatgaggaggaagaagatgGAAAACCCACATCAGAG GAGGAAGAAAGCATGAATAGATTGAAAAAATCGTAA